A single genomic interval of Argopecten irradians isolate NY chromosome 8, Ai_NY, whole genome shotgun sequence harbors:
- the LOC138328924 gene encoding neuronal acetylcholine receptor subunit alpha-6-like — translation MMSILFLLSVLFTISYGAMQGDMINLHHHLMTNYSTKFRPTFNLSEPTKVNIGFYLLSLKEFQEKTSKLSIFGVFVLIWHDFQLEWNPEDFGGIERILLLQNEIWKPDLLLLNPFEKVEPAGFDSLKVAVYNNGLVVWAPPDVYEITCPADVTFYPFDQQSCLMYFGIYMSSSLEVLLELESNEISMIMYSPNSIWDMKSTSMRVSLEEDDSQTLTLEMNFKRRPMFQVINTILPFCLLGFLNIMVFLLPAESGERIGFSVTVLLAIAVFMTIVADTLPATSEPSVPRLCYLLIAELGINLTVTIFNILLLKLHHIPQHKTIPLWLAYIVCKPAFHGTKTQHKHKEKQNINKEDIRLESTLSTICEYDQTDRERKGKCDCNGNENDMIPRQNGNISSNMSWQDFAKYVEIVFFVFFIILLGIIKLAAYCILSSNT, via the coding sequence ATGATGTCGATACTGTTCTTACTTTCTGTATTATTCACAATCTCATATGGAGCAATGCAAGGGGATATGATAAACTTGCATCATCATTTGATGACAAATTACAGTACGAAATTTCGTCCCACCTTCAATTTATCGGAGCCAACAAAAGTGAATATTGGATTTTACCTACTTTCCTTGAAGGAATTCCAAGAAAAGACGAGTAAGTTGTCAATTTTTGgtgtatttgttttgatttggCACGATTTTCAATTGGAATGGAATCCTGAAGATTTTGGCGGGATCGAAAGGATTTTGCttttacaaaatgaaatttggAAACCAGATCTCCTATTACTTAACCCATTTGAGAAAGTTGAACCTGCAGGCTTTGATAGCTTAAAGGTTGCTGTTTATAATAACGGACTAGTTGTTTGGGCTCCACCGGATGTGTATGAAATCACGTGTCCTGCTGACGTCACATTCTATCCGTTTGATCAGCAATCGTGTTTAATGTATTTCGGTATATACATGTCTTCATCATTGGAAGTTCTCTTAGAACTGGAAAGTAATGAAATCAGCATGATTATGTATTCTCCTAACAGCATATGGGATATGAAATCTACAAGTATGCGTGTCTCACTCGAAGAGGACGATTCTCAAACCCTGACACTGGAAATGAATTTCAAACGTCGTCCAATGTTTCAAGTTATAAACACAATTCTACCATTCTGTCTTTTGGGCTTTTTAAACATCATGGTCTTTCTTCTTCCGGCTGAGTCTGGTGAGCGAATAGGATTTTCCGTGACTGTTCTGCTGGCTATTGCTGTGTTTATGACCATAGTAGCGGACACTTTACCTGCTACAAGCGAACCGTCTGTTCCCCGATTGTGTTATCTACTGATAGCCGAGCTCGGAATCAACCTGACAGTGACTATCTTCAATATCCTATTATTGAAACTACACCACATACCCCAACATAAAACAATTCCATTATGGCTCGCGTATATTGTATGTAAGCCTGCTTTTCACGGAaccaaaacacaacacaaacacaagGAGAAACAGAATATTAACAAAGAAGATATCCGTTTGGAGTCCACTTTGTCTACAATCTGTGAATATGATCAAACCGACAGAGAAAGGAAAGGAAAATGCGATTGTAATGGCAACGAAAACGATATGATTCCAAGACAAAATGGTAATATTAGCTCAAATATGTCATGGCAGGACTTCgcaaaatatgttgaaattgttttctttgttttcttcataATTCTCCTCGGAATTATCAAGCTAGCAGCTTATTGTATATTATCTTCGaatacttaa
- the LOC138328925 gene encoding acetylcholine receptor subunit beta-like, producing the protein MTTLLFLLYVTTVYGAMHGDLARLHRHLMTNYSTELRPSLNLSEPTKVNFGFMLLSLKEFVEKTSKFSIVGVFIITWHDFQLEWNPEYFGGIDSTLLSQSTVWKPDLLLMNPFERVESPGFDKLKVLVSNEGYVSWGPTDVYEIVCPVDVTYYPFDEQKCLFYFRIYMTTLRDVFLETLSSEIDLDHYYPNSLWELKSTNINVITNKLNISQYLILTVILKRRPMFQVINTIVPFCVLGLLNIMVFLLPVESGERVGFSVTVLLAIAVFMTIVADTLPGTSEPSFPRLCYMLVAELGTNALVTICTILLLRLHHKPLHQKIPSWLFYMTCNEVCINVRSSTECKHNTSDTVVHVSSGLASDINEATTTPTVNGINQSEDTRTKKPEIDNHHMTSWQDVAKFLDIVFFILFIVIFAASKIVAYFVFSGRQ; encoded by the coding sequence ATGACGACTCTGCTGTTCTTGTTGTACGTGACAACTGTATACGGAGCGATGCACGGAGATCTTGCCAGACTCCATAGACATCTAATGACGAATTACAGCACGGAACTCCGGCCTTCTTTAAACCTCTCAGAACCAACAAAGGTGAATTTTGGCTTTATGCTTCTCTCATTGAAGGAATTCGTTGAAAAAACAAGCAAATTTTCTATAGTTGGAGTATTCATCATTACCTGGCACGACTTCCAGTTGGAATGGAATCCGGAATATTTCGGTGGTATTGATAGCACTTTACTTTCACAGAGCACTGTTTGGAAGCCGGATCTGCTGCTAATGAATCCATTTGAGAGAGTCGAATCCCCGGGATTTGACAAGCTCAAAGTTCTTGTATCAAATGAAGGATATGTGTCATGGGGTCCAACCGATGTGTATGAAATCGTGTGTCCGGTTGACGTCACATATTACCCGTTTGATGAACAAAAGTGTCTCTTTTATTTCAGAATCTACATGACAACATTACGGGACGTGTTTCTCGAAACGTTATCCTCCGAAATTGACTTGGACCATTATTACCCAAACAGCCTTTGGGAACTGAAATCTACAAATATCAAtgtaataacaaacaaattaaatatatcgCAATACCTGATATTAACGGTGATATTGAAACGTCGACCAATGTTTCAAGTTATAAACACGATTGTACCATTCTGTGTTTTGGGGCTTTTGAACATCATGGTGTTTCTACTTCCAGTTGAGTCCGGTGAGCGTGTAGGATTTTCTGTGACCGTTCTACTGGCTATCGCTGTGTTTATGACAATTGTAGCAGACACTTTACCTGGAACAAGTGAACCTTCCTTCCCGCGTTTATGTTACATGTTGGTTGCTGAACTCGGTACAAATGCATTGGTAACAATTTGTACTATATTACTACTTAGGCTGCATCACAAACCACTCCATCAGAAAATACCTTCTTGGCTATTTTACATGACATGCAATGAAGTTTGCATCAATGTTAGATCCAGTACAGAGTGTAAGCATAATACATCGGACAcggttgtacatgtatcttcagGTTTGGCATCAGATATAAACGAAGCAACAACGACGCCAACTGTTAATGGGATCAATCAAAGTGAAGATACTAGAACCAAGAAACCAGAAATTGACAATCATCATATGACGTCATGGCAGGATGTGGCAAAGTTTCTAGACATcgtgttttttattttgttcattgTTATTTTCGCAGCAAGCAAAATAGTTGCCTACTTTGTGTTCAGTGGTAGACAATGA